One Cytophagales bacterium DNA window includes the following coding sequences:
- a CDS encoding alpha/beta hydrolase-fold protein: protein MMSRYFFALLFLSVFISGTAQQAPWQTLKIPSKALKIDQSIQVYVPDDYGATEKSYPVLYVIDAHWYFFNGVSIQKTIRGDKILPKMIVVGVDFQHRPYRDSLFNASWEEVVTFVGTELPTYINENYRIKEKESVVFGWEQASFMVSELLFRENPAFDGFIHSNGGYVTEEMLTNFRKAEGQKRYAYIANSEKDIYTIDHSKRMVATLEANELEHLNWRYQLINSEVHETLAYHAMYFGLRHFYHNYASKDYAGISDFHEQGGLPYLEQYFKERGERFELDPNIDDATKNTLIWLSWKRDNFESFQFFMKEFSEVLETRRYASSYWQNRLAQFYLKYEAHQPAIDHFTKGLNDYPDDRFTAAMYAGLGQAYQGINKKKLAKANFRKAIDFAREQSDPNLAEYQSLLDDL, encoded by the coding sequence ATGATGTCTCGCTACTTTTTCGCACTACTTTTTTTGTCCGTTTTTATTTCCGGTACTGCTCAGCAGGCGCCTTGGCAAACGCTAAAGATTCCTTCAAAAGCGCTCAAAATAGATCAATCCATTCAGGTATATGTACCTGATGATTACGGCGCAACAGAAAAAAGCTATCCTGTACTTTATGTGATTGACGCACATTGGTATTTTTTCAATGGCGTTTCTATTCAGAAGACCATACGTGGTGACAAAATCCTCCCCAAGATGATTGTGGTGGGGGTCGATTTCCAGCACCGCCCTTATCGGGATAGCTTATTCAATGCTTCCTGGGAAGAGGTCGTGACATTCGTAGGAACGGAATTACCCACTTATATCAACGAAAATTACCGCATTAAAGAAAAAGAAAGTGTTGTTTTCGGCTGGGAACAAGCCTCTTTTATGGTATCAGAGTTGCTATTTCGTGAAAACCCGGCTTTTGATGGCTTCATCCACTCCAATGGAGGATATGTCACTGAGGAAATGCTCACCAACTTTCGAAAAGCGGAGGGCCAAAAACGATACGCCTACATTGCGAACAGTGAAAAAGACATTTATACCATTGATCATTCCAAACGAATGGTTGCAACGCTGGAAGCCAATGAATTGGAACACCTCAATTGGAGATATCAATTGATCAATTCCGAAGTGCACGAAACCCTGGCGTATCATGCGATGTATTTCGGGTTGAGGCACTTCTATCACAACTACGCTTCCAAGGATTATGCTGGCATTTCGGATTTCCATGAACAAGGAGGGCTTCCATATCTGGAGCAGTATTTTAAAGAACGAGGGGAACGTTTCGAACTTGATCCTAACATTGATGATGCGACCAAAAACACGTTGATCTGGCTTTCCTGGAAACGGGACAATTTCGAGTCTTTCCAGTTTTTCATGAAGGAATTTTCAGAAGTATTGGAAACAAGGCGGTACGCTTCCTCATACTGGCAAAATCGACTGGCCCAGTTCTATCTAAAATATGAAGCACATCAACCCGCCATTGATCACTTCACAAAAGGCCTGAATGACTATCCTGATGACCGCTTTACGGCTGCGATGTATGCAGGACTTGGTCAGGCTTACCAGGGCATCAACAAAAAAAAGTTGGCCAAAGCCAACTTTCGAAAAGCGATCGATTTTGCCAGAGAACAATCAGACCCGAACCTGGCAGAGTATCAATCCCTTTTAGATGATTTATGA
- a CDS encoding membrane or secreted protein — MRTSVLLLFILFASTLSAQSLIGAWEFEETTDTGQKLTVTVILTESHQVATWYDAETGAFVKTNGGFWSMDGNTVTEVIEFDSENNERVGSEVSFEVEWDGDNKMRILGRETWLTRIDDGATPGALAGAWLMSGRKRNGEGDVQSRDTSRPRKTMKILSGTRFQWIAYNTETKEFKGAGGGNYTTIDGRYTENIEFFSRDDSRVGASLPFNYELVDGAWHHSGKSSKGAPIYEVWSLRNN, encoded by the coding sequence ATGCGAACTTCCGTCTTACTTCTCTTTATCCTTTTTGCAAGCACGCTTTCCGCCCAATCCCTGATCGGTGCCTGGGAATTCGAAGAAACCACAGATACGGGACAGAAGCTTACTGTAACTGTTATTTTAACTGAAAGTCATCAGGTAGCCACCTGGTATGATGCCGAAACAGGTGCTTTTGTTAAAACCAATGGTGGGTTTTGGTCCATGGATGGAAATACCGTGACTGAAGTGATTGAATTCGACTCAGAAAACAATGAACGAGTCGGGAGTGAAGTTTCATTCGAAGTAGAATGGGATGGGGATAATAAAATGCGGATTTTGGGCCGAGAAACATGGCTTACACGAATTGATGATGGCGCAACACCCGGCGCATTAGCCGGGGCCTGGCTCATGTCCGGCAGAAAAAGAAATGGCGAGGGTGATGTACAGTCCCGAGATACCTCACGCCCTCGGAAAACCATGAAGATACTTTCCGGAACGCGCTTCCAATGGATCGCTTACAATACCGAGACCAAGGAATTCAAGGGAGCGGGTGGTGGAAACTATACAACAATTGATGGCCGATACACGGAAAATATCGAGTTCTTTTCAAGAGATGATTCTCGTGTGGGCGCCTCACTTCCTTTTAATTATGAGCTGGTGGATGGTGCCTGGCATCACTCTGGCAAAAGCAGCAAAGGTGCTCCCATTTATGAAGTGTGGTCGTTGAGAAACAATTGA
- the lipA gene encoding lipoyl synthase, with product MIELPTVEAQEVRKKKPNWLRVKLPVGPEYRKVRKIVDENKLHTICESGNCPNMGECWGAGTATFMILGNVCTRSCTFCAVATGRPPEYDQEEPMRVAEAIKTMGVKHAVITSVNRDELKDRGAEIWYQTVANVKELSPETTIETLIPDVKGKWEALARMIEPGQEVVSHNMETVERLYRRVRPQAKYARSLEQTQRTKDAGMRTKSGIMLGLGETQDEVHKAMDDLVENGLDILTLGQYLQPTKMHIEVAEFIHPDQFEAYKEEGLKRGLKYVESGPLVRSSYHAERHVNVPI from the coding sequence ATGATAGAATTGCCCACCGTCGAAGCACAGGAAGTGCGGAAGAAAAAGCCAAACTGGCTGAGAGTGAAGTTGCCTGTTGGGCCAGAATATAGAAAAGTTCGAAAGATCGTCGATGAGAATAAACTCCATACGATCTGCGAAAGTGGCAATTGCCCAAACATGGGTGAGTGCTGGGGAGCCGGAACGGCCACCTTCATGATCCTTGGTAATGTGTGTACCAGAAGCTGTACATTCTGCGCTGTAGCGACAGGGAGACCACCGGAATATGATCAGGAAGAGCCCATGCGAGTGGCAGAAGCCATCAAAACCATGGGTGTAAAGCATGCGGTGATCACCAGTGTCAACCGTGACGAATTGAAAGATCGCGGAGCAGAGATATGGTACCAAACTGTAGCCAATGTGAAGGAACTAAGCCCTGAAACCACCATTGAAACGCTGATCCCCGATGTGAAAGGCAAATGGGAAGCACTGGCGAGAATGATTGAGCCCGGTCAGGAAGTAGTTTCCCATAACATGGAAACGGTAGAGCGACTTTACAGAAGGGTACGTCCACAAGCGAAATATGCCAGAAGTCTGGAACAAACTCAGCGTACCAAAGATGCCGGAATGCGCACCAAATCAGGTATTATGCTAGGATTGGGAGAAACGCAGGATGAAGTACACAAGGCCATGGATGACCTGGTGGAAAATGGACTGGATATCCTTACACTGGGACAATACCTGCAGCCGACCAAAATGCACATCGAAGTGGCTGAGTTCATTCACCCGGATCAATTTGAAGCGTATAAGGAAGAAGGCCTGAAAAGAGGCTTGAAATACGTGGAGTCCGGACCATTGGTACGATCATCGTATCACGCCGAAAGACACGTGAACGTTCCGATTTAA
- a CDS encoding HAD family phosphatase codes for MQFPKGILFDFDGTLVDSETFHFRSARDLFKRDFNVEIDMEYYNQKMAGIPLSKSSPDFIKELNLPTTPEEVTNAFDVHTSEMLEKEAVPLMPHALEAIDFFEERGCLLGIVTGSGRRDVSLTLRRLNLYDRFQVLVSHNEVENVKPHAEPYLKGVAGLGLQKEEIVAFEDSPNGMTSALNAGLTCIGIQREPVLSNRMNRGTMLVKGFDQVIQHFRQL; via the coding sequence ATGCAATTTCCCAAAGGAATTCTTTTCGATTTTGATGGCACACTTGTGGATTCAGAAACGTTTCATTTTCGCAGTGCCCGCGATTTATTCAAACGTGACTTCAACGTGGAAATCGACATGGAATACTACAACCAAAAGATGGCAGGTATTCCGCTTTCGAAGAGCAGTCCTGACTTTATCAAAGAATTGAACCTGCCCACCACACCAGAGGAAGTAACCAATGCTTTTGATGTGCATACCAGCGAAATGTTGGAAAAAGAGGCCGTTCCATTGATGCCCCATGCCCTGGAAGCGATCGATTTTTTTGAGGAACGGGGTTGCTTATTGGGAATCGTGACCGGAAGTGGTAGAAGAGATGTTTCGTTGACCCTGAGAAGGCTCAATCTTTATGATCGCTTCCAAGTGCTGGTCAGTCACAATGAAGTTGAAAACGTGAAGCCGCATGCCGAACCCTACCTCAAAGGAGTGGCCGGACTCGGCTTGCAAAAAGAAGAAATTGTTGCTTTCGAAGACAGTCCTAATGGGATGACCTCAGCCCTCAACGCCGGGTTGACTTGTATTGGTATTCAGCGTGAGCCTGTATTGAGTAATCGCATGAACCGCGGAACGATGCTGGTCAAAGGATTTGATCAAGTGATCCAACACTTTCGGCAACTTTAG
- a CDS encoding LamG-like jellyroll fold domain-containing protein, which translates to MCKKELLLLLTIMLCSITLAQSFEEISCEAYYQERAYFGTSQRSITIVNKTNRTVKLVYKNGEQEEFDIFIIRAGKSQIGLVFNNATLCIKDFRSEACIQALRINDDEIGDIKVELSKSKFLKEIARQDPATGKDILKIDCAYSNEEFEPLNLSRAITMTNKTEGPLALHVVRSEVGKTGRPFLVIPPSESKTFNHVIGNRFMLKDKSGECVGVYEVLGDASLVVDDKEMARNGSTPVVWEEEAEQYRKEADNGDSITFAEIPKEGLALWMRADSGVNVTQGRVSSWQDLSGNDRHVNQRHWQYSPLYLAQGLNNQPALYFSKSYLKTEGSFLVGKDYTMFVVHHYHRKLKNNFLLTGGEALSNQGLSFGYHMGKASQYHGENKLDAHLYGHHTNKATLMTFSHSAQEGRRVFVNDEMIGSGNTDQDKEHLIALRHLAIGGYKTRDHYFTGLISEILIYDRALSQDQITEIQHSLMGQYRLGEKIPNQLEDPTLLTREAPDNYQPILLELPPLPSSIQKAPEKTNPSEDKANPALLASLVKMGIDIPADHMKLWLKADTGLQTSPLNARAQMFVERGGIIPPAGIIDYVDRWADQSGNGNHASAVLNRSNFRPGLMKDASATASLSFGVKRVTPASSNRESLQYMLPQSMVVATPFLNHSNFTIFVVHQPSKDIPEGTPHGNFISNAGVTANGLGPGMQDGDARLVYGYSEKSKKLSTNSLQIIHDRRQEDLGKERYTNFYQAIPGDHYQRKILTVRLDTLIGTTSWMGHQKLFQSLADPYPMHQLDTLLIGSGLRRGFAGNIFEILIYNQSLTDQEISKVHDYLTKKYKLNRRVVDTKPGTFFHKGIKSFKGRKDLDTIRAATFYVDYQEYPGKDIFPETKVDSVQAFYDQWNKGTVHFAPMVYRKSWKRHPRMVQVIDKAPNGPEIKKTVMSQNTETDFSDLDVTHTIFPEIPNYVRASVSGSSYSINEKTQYLTNISIGNGVYKDPNYHRTMIHEYGHVFGLPDLYYENRNNDDPKVMHTNAVGGWSLMADLGSMRFLLWELYYLGWLSETKMKYLHESSWEGEVLRHEKGNGFSLIIIPEYTSGIYQTSFYCIEVPEKPHPDYTEGVLIYHVDTKIKTHSLPIKVMKQRLSETWEAPLIVGDELSEGMPFTVKVLSKTNEGYKIRLERK; encoded by the coding sequence ATGTGTAAAAAAGAACTGCTTCTTCTTCTGACGATCATGTTGTGTTCAATCACTCTTGCTCAGTCTTTTGAAGAGATTTCTTGTGAAGCTTATTACCAGGAAAGAGCTTATTTCGGAACGTCCCAACGCTCCATTACCATTGTCAACAAAACAAATAGGACGGTAAAACTGGTTTACAAAAATGGCGAGCAGGAAGAGTTTGATATTTTTATCATTCGTGCTGGCAAGTCTCAAATTGGACTTGTATTCAATAATGCTACTTTGTGTATCAAAGACTTTCGATCAGAAGCATGCATACAAGCCTTGCGAATAAACGATGATGAGATAGGCGATATCAAAGTCGAGTTATCCAAAAGTAAGTTTTTGAAGGAAATTGCCAGGCAAGACCCGGCAACAGGTAAAGACATCCTAAAGATTGATTGTGCCTACAGTAACGAGGAGTTCGAGCCATTGAATCTGAGTAGAGCAATCACCATGACAAATAAGACCGAAGGTCCATTAGCCCTTCATGTCGTGAGATCGGAGGTAGGAAAAACCGGAAGGCCATTTCTTGTGATCCCTCCGTCGGAATCAAAAACATTTAACCATGTCATTGGCAATCGGTTCATGCTCAAAGACAAAAGCGGTGAATGTGTGGGTGTTTACGAGGTACTGGGTGACGCATCATTGGTGGTGGATGACAAAGAAATGGCTAGAAATGGATCCACACCTGTCGTGTGGGAAGAAGAGGCTGAGCAATATCGAAAAGAAGCCGATAATGGTGATTCGATCACCTTTGCCGAAATCCCTAAAGAAGGGTTAGCGCTCTGGATGAGAGCAGATTCAGGCGTGAACGTGACCCAAGGCCGGGTGTCCTCATGGCAGGATCTTTCTGGCAATGATCGTCATGTGAATCAAAGACATTGGCAATATTCACCACTTTACTTAGCGCAAGGACTCAACAACCAGCCCGCACTTTATTTTTCCAAGTCTTATTTGAAAACAGAAGGTTCTTTCCTAGTAGGAAAGGATTACACCATGTTCGTGGTGCATCATTATCACCGAAAACTCAAAAATAACTTCCTCTTAACCGGAGGTGAAGCTCTCAGTAATCAAGGATTAAGCTTTGGGTATCATATGGGGAAAGCATCGCAATATCACGGGGAGAATAAATTGGATGCTCACCTCTATGGCCACCATACCAATAAAGCTACTTTGATGACCTTCAGTCATAGCGCTCAGGAAGGGCGACGTGTGTTTGTTAATGATGAGATGATTGGCTCAGGAAACACTGATCAGGATAAGGAACATTTGATCGCCTTACGGCACTTGGCAATCGGCGGATATAAAACAAGGGATCACTATTTTACTGGACTTATCTCTGAAATACTGATCTATGATCGCGCATTGAGCCAGGACCAAATTACCGAGATTCAGCATTCACTCATGGGTCAGTATCGTTTGGGAGAAAAGATTCCTAATCAATTGGAAGACCCCACATTGCTAACAAGAGAAGCACCCGATAATTATCAACCGATTTTGCTGGAATTACCACCACTGCCCTCGTCTATTCAAAAGGCTCCTGAGAAAACGAATCCCAGCGAGGACAAGGCTAACCCAGCACTCTTGGCTTCCTTGGTAAAAATGGGAATTGATATTCCAGCCGATCACATGAAACTTTGGCTCAAGGCAGACACGGGTTTGCAAACGTCTCCGCTGAATGCAAGAGCGCAAATGTTTGTTGAACGTGGGGGGATTATACCACCTGCAGGAATCATCGACTATGTTGATCGTTGGGCAGATCAGTCAGGGAATGGAAACCATGCATCTGCTGTGCTGAACCGTAGCAATTTTCGACCTGGATTGATGAAAGATGCGTCTGCTACAGCTTCTTTGAGTTTCGGTGTAAAAAGAGTAACACCTGCGAGTAGCAACAGGGAATCTTTGCAATACATGCTCCCTCAGAGTATGGTAGTTGCCACTCCATTTCTCAATCATTCCAATTTCACAATTTTCGTGGTTCATCAACCTAGTAAGGATATTCCTGAAGGAACCCCCCACGGAAATTTCATCTCCAATGCAGGAGTCACCGCCAATGGATTGGGGCCAGGCATGCAGGATGGAGATGCACGATTGGTTTATGGGTACTCGGAAAAAAGTAAGAAATTAAGTACCAATAGCCTCCAGATAATCCATGATCGACGACAGGAGGACCTGGGTAAAGAGCGCTATACCAACTTTTATCAAGCGATACCCGGAGATCATTATCAGAGAAAAATATTGACCGTTCGCCTGGATACTTTGATAGGTACGACAAGTTGGATGGGGCATCAAAAGTTGTTTCAATCATTGGCTGACCCGTATCCTATGCACCAATTGGATACTTTGTTGATCGGGTCGGGACTCAGGCGTGGATTCGCTGGAAATATCTTTGAAATTTTGATATACAATCAGTCGCTAACCGATCAGGAAATTTCGAAAGTACACGACTATTTAACAAAAAAGTATAAACTGAATAGAAGAGTGGTTGATACAAAGCCCGGAACCTTTTTTCACAAAGGAATCAAGAGCTTTAAAGGAAGAAAAGACCTAGATACGATCAGGGCTGCTACTTTTTACGTGGACTACCAAGAGTACCCCGGAAAAGATATTTTCCCCGAAACCAAAGTGGACTCGGTTCAGGCTTTCTACGATCAATGGAATAAAGGCACTGTGCATTTCGCTCCTATGGTTTACCGCAAATCCTGGAAGCGTCATCCTAGAATGGTACAAGTAATAGACAAAGCGCCAAACGGGCCCGAAATTAAAAAAACAGTCATGAGCCAGAACACGGAAACTGATTTTTCTGATTTAGACGTCACTCATACCATCTTCCCAGAGATTCCCAATTACGTAAGGGCATCTGTATCCGGATCAAGCTATTCCATCAATGAAAAAACGCAGTATTTAACCAATATTTCAATTGGCAATGGTGTCTATAAAGACCCCAATTATCATCGTACGATGATCCATGAGTATGGACATGTTTTTGGCTTACCTGATCTGTACTATGAAAACAGGAATAATGATGATCCTAAAGTTATGCATACCAATGCGGTTGGGGGCTGGAGTCTCATGGCAGATCTTGGATCAATGCGCTTCCTTTTGTGGGAATTATACTATTTAGGTTGGTTATCGGAAACGAAGATGAAATACTTGCATGAGTCATCCTGGGAGGGAGAGGTCTTGCGGCATGAAAAAGGGAATGGATTTTCTCTGATCATCATTCCTGAGTATACATCCGGTATTTATCAAACTAGTTTCTATTGTATTGAAGTGCCTGAAAAGCCTCATCCAGATTACACGGAAGGTGTACTTATTTATCACGTGGACACCAAAATTAAGACACATTCACTGCCTATCAAGGTCATGAAGCAAAGACTGTCAGAGACCTGGGAAGCTCCATTAATTGTGGGGGACGAACTTTCTGAAGGCATGCCATTTACAGTGAAAGTGCTATCAAAGACAAATGAGGGATATAAGATCAGGCTTGAACGGAAATAG
- a CDS encoding CHAT domain-containing protein, whose protein sequence is MPLRIATVLSCLFVSQLLFAQSSYEKAFQNFDIADSLSEHSEKFDRVHDLLDQARTSFSAMDSMKMVFQCDFLKVKALFTAGELEACISISKEAQEIITDGPHDTLRSYHQYYRGMSHFNARQYVQAGEELSKLEAIMQTPVEDQKFRIESKRYFAMTQTFLQQYDEVAAGYLDAMELLGQLPDSKYKVETSIKVLDKLATNYMQIGATDKGFSALQEALSLNSKFEEFYSPATEALILNTYGATYISLGFRAKAREYFLQSLELNNEDFNVWNNLAITYKHEQNYEEAVSIYKELLGRDLNQRQFALIRNNLGSAYVEMGEYQKALEYLNEAEQMNRQLNRRSSLIITLALMGLSYHNTNQWDKAESRYHEARELIGSNSPEISFMSSQNFWSMKDTAQAINYAKKAVFKSDSTFNSRTVSASHFRQTMEGQRWLIELYDHLSHDQPEVHRQEIVELCRKAHQYLTSFKDAYHGPVLEITDESLFLYEQGIRNSMLLANKAGSTEPISTAFLFSEWSKFQALGAELQIKNEQSKYNLPTEILDLAADLKSKENVLKSQIENSAKDTARTAFYSKQLFMNRKSQDSLLNIIRTNYPRYNQLRYGNKVLSAKEIQGKLSPHEAFIEYFQGDTTSYVFTVTKSNLQVQPIELDTDTLIAHFRDYFKPETFSNDITSLNEISHHIYRSYVAPALTPLDPSVTELIVVPDGSLAYIPFDILLTENAPEAQDWSYLIHQYQIHYAYSASLYFNEFSSLSTNNEYLAFAPEYPESPEDTLFNSRLGRFRNQVTPLKHNKAEVDFIGTQFQGLGFFGKAANEENFKEHIGQYGVLHLAMHAVLDDEDPMNSKLVFTHSEDTLEDDVLYAFEIYNMQIPSQLTVLSACETGYGKLAKGEGALSLARAFSYAGSPSVIMSHWPVDDQTTAQLMQHLYESLADGKPKSEALRAAKLEFLKTAHPAQQHPFFWGSFVVMGDDTPISLKKKHEPIYYVIASLLILAMITFWVVRRRKSLAV, encoded by the coding sequence ATGCCACTTCGTATTGCTACCGTACTTTCCTGCCTTTTTGTTTCACAACTCCTTTTCGCACAATCATCGTATGAGAAGGCATTTCAAAACTTTGATATAGCCGATTCCCTTTCTGAGCATTCGGAAAAATTTGACCGGGTACACGATCTCCTCGACCAGGCGAGGACCAGCTTTTCAGCCATGGATAGCATGAAGATGGTTTTTCAGTGTGACTTTCTGAAGGTAAAAGCCCTTTTCACTGCCGGAGAGCTTGAAGCATGTATTTCCATCAGTAAAGAAGCTCAGGAGATAATCACCGATGGTCCCCACGATACTTTAAGAAGTTATCACCAATACTACCGAGGAATGAGTCACTTTAACGCTCGTCAGTACGTACAGGCAGGTGAGGAGCTTTCGAAATTAGAAGCCATCATGCAAACTCCAGTGGAAGACCAAAAATTCAGGATCGAATCGAAGCGGTATTTTGCGATGACTCAGACTTTCTTACAACAATATGATGAAGTAGCCGCAGGATATCTGGATGCAATGGAGCTCTTGGGGCAATTACCGGATTCCAAATACAAAGTGGAGACCAGCATAAAGGTTTTGGACAAATTAGCGACTAATTACATGCAAATTGGTGCCACCGATAAGGGATTCTCCGCGTTACAAGAGGCGCTTTCGCTGAATAGCAAGTTTGAGGAGTTTTACAGTCCTGCTACGGAAGCTTTGATTTTGAATACTTACGGAGCTACCTATATCAGCCTTGGTTTCCGTGCAAAAGCCCGGGAATACTTTTTACAATCACTGGAATTGAATAATGAGGATTTCAATGTCTGGAATAACCTGGCCATTACTTACAAGCATGAACAGAATTATGAAGAAGCAGTTTCTATTTACAAAGAATTGCTGGGCAGAGACCTGAATCAAAGACAGTTTGCCCTGATCAGGAATAACCTGGGAAGTGCTTATGTAGAAATGGGGGAATACCAGAAAGCGCTGGAATATTTAAATGAAGCCGAGCAAATGAACCGGCAGCTGAACCGACGTTCTAGCCTTATTATCACACTTGCGCTCATGGGCTTAAGCTATCATAACACCAATCAATGGGATAAGGCAGAATCCAGATATCATGAAGCAAGGGAGCTCATCGGATCAAATAGTCCGGAGATTTCGTTCATGTCCAGTCAAAATTTTTGGTCCATGAAAGACACAGCCCAGGCCATCAATTACGCAAAAAAAGCGGTTTTCAAATCAGACTCTACTTTTAATTCTCGAACAGTTAGTGCTTCTCATTTCAGACAAACAATGGAAGGGCAACGATGGCTCATTGAATTATACGATCACCTTTCTCACGACCAACCGGAAGTCCACAGACAGGAAATAGTTGAATTATGCCGAAAAGCACATCAATATTTGACGTCTTTCAAAGACGCCTATCATGGCCCTGTCTTAGAAATAACCGATGAAAGCCTTTTTTTATACGAGCAGGGTATTCGCAATTCGATGCTACTTGCCAACAAAGCAGGAAGCACAGAACCGATTAGCACGGCATTTTTATTCAGTGAATGGAGTAAGTTTCAGGCACTGGGAGCTGAATTACAAATAAAGAATGAGCAATCTAAATACAATCTCCCTACAGAAATTCTGGACCTGGCAGCAGATTTGAAATCCAAGGAAAATGTGCTGAAATCCCAAATAGAAAACAGTGCAAAAGACACTGCCCGAACCGCCTTTTATTCAAAGCAATTATTCATGAACAGAAAAAGTCAGGATTCGCTTTTGAACATTATTAGGACGAACTACCCGAGGTACAATCAGCTTCGATATGGAAACAAGGTATTAAGCGCTAAGGAAATCCAGGGTAAACTTTCCCCGCATGAAGCATTCATTGAATACTTTCAGGGGGACACCACCTCTTATGTGTTTACCGTCACGAAAAGCAACCTACAGGTACAACCCATCGAATTAGATACTGATACCCTGATTGCACACTTTAGAGATTATTTCAAGCCAGAAACCTTTTCGAATGATATCACATCATTAAATGAAATTTCTCACCACATTTATCGAAGCTACGTAGCTCCTGCTTTAACACCCCTTGATCCTTCGGTTACCGAACTTATTGTTGTTCCTGATGGTAGCTTGGCCTACATTCCCTTTGACATACTATTGACCGAGAATGCTCCCGAAGCTCAAGACTGGTCCTATTTGATCCATCAGTATCAGATTCACTATGCTTATTCAGCTTCTTTGTATTTTAATGAGTTTAGCTCTTTGAGTACCAATAATGAATACCTGGCATTCGCTCCGGAATATCCCGAAAGCCCGGAAGATACGCTTTTCAATAGCCGTCTGGGTAGATTTAGAAATCAAGTAACCCCGCTGAAGCATAACAAAGCCGAAGTAGATTTTATCGGAACGCAGTTTCAGGGATTAGGCTTTTTTGGTAAAGCTGCGAATGAGGAGAATTTCAAAGAACACATTGGTCAATATGGCGTCCTTCACCTTGCCATGCATGCCGTACTTGACGATGAAGATCCCATGAATTCCAAGCTTGTTTTCACACATTCAGAAGATACCCTGGAAGATGATGTGCTTTATGCCTTTGAGATCTATAATATGCAAATTCCAAGCCAGTTAACCGTGCTCAGTGCATGCGAAACCGGTTATGGGAAGCTTGCAAAAGGAGAGGGTGCTTTAAGCCTGGCCCGTGCTTTCTCTTATGCTGGAAGCCCAAGTGTAATCATGAGTCATTGGCCGGTAGATGATCAAACCACTGCTCAATTGATGCAGCACCTCTACGAATCTTTAGCTGATGGCAAACCCAAGAGTGAGGCACTAAGAGCTGCTAAGCTCGAGTTCCTTAAAACAGCACATCCCGCTCAGCAACACCCGTTCTTCTGGGGAAGTTTTGTCGTGATGGGAGATGACACACCCATATCATTGAAAAAGAAACATGAGCCTATTTATTACGTTATTGCGAGCTTATTGATCCTGGCAATGATCACTTTTTGGGTCGTGAGAAGAAGAAAATCGCTGGCCGTTTAA
- a CDS encoding OsmC family protein — protein MHIKSYYTGDLRTEAQHLKSGTQIITDAPVDNHGKGESFSPTDLVAGALTSCMMTIMGIEANKLGIDIRGISAETTKIMSADPRKISKIRIAFSWPECNLSEEHIQHLKEKALTCPVALSLSADLSQEVSFDF, from the coding sequence ATGCATATAAAATCTTACTACACTGGAGATTTAAGAACTGAGGCGCAACACCTGAAGTCCGGGACCCAAATCATCACTGATGCCCCCGTGGACAACCACGGAAAAGGAGAGTCGTTTTCCCCAACCGATCTGGTGGCCGGTGCCTTGACTTCCTGCATGATGACCATTATGGGCATTGAAGCCAACAAATTAGGGATTGATATTCGAGGGATTTCAGCTGAAACGACGAAGATCATGTCGGCAGACCCAAGGAAAATCTCCAAAATTCGCATCGCTTTCTCCTGGCCTGAATGTAACCTGAGTGAGGAACACATTCAACACCTGAAAGAAAAAGCGTTGACTTGTCCGGTAGCGTTGAGTTTATCAGCAGACCTCTCGCAAGAAGTCAGTTTCGATTTTTAA
- a CDS encoding DUF1801 domain-containing protein produces the protein MEPILKFFGKDLEEITMMEWLASKPEILQPIALKWFEIVKSCGPDVQDIFHDGYPIGCVEDAPFAYVNAYSKHVNLGFFYGADLPDEKGVLEGSGKRMRHIKLRPGEEQDESYIKLLINVAYADIKERLVLENRG, from the coding sequence ATGGAGCCAATACTTAAATTTTTTGGAAAAGACCTGGAAGAGATCACAATGATGGAATGGCTGGCAAGTAAACCCGAGATACTTCAGCCGATTGCCCTCAAATGGTTCGAGATCGTCAAGTCCTGTGGTCCTGATGTGCAAGATATCTTTCACGATGGCTACCCGATTGGATGTGTAGAGGATGCCCCTTTTGCTTATGTCAATGCCTATAGCAAGCATGTCAATCTAGGATTCTTTTATGGAGCGGATCTTCCCGACGAAAAAGGAGTCTTAGAAGGCTCTGGCAAACGAATGCGACACATCAAACTTAGGCCGGGCGAAGAACAAGATGAATCGTACATCAAATTATTGATCAATGTGGCCTATGCCGATATCAAGGAAAGATTGGTCCTTGAAAATCGCGGCTGA